CACCTCGCGCAACACATCATCCGTCGGACTGGTCACTTCCACGGCAAAGGCGAAGTTTTCGTCCGGGGCGGGGAAATTGCCGCTAGCATTATTGAGGCTGCCTTCGCCGGCCAGGAGCAGATCGGCCATCTTGGCCTCGGCCAGCCAGGCGGCGTGTCTGGCCCGGGCCGCCTCCAAGCGCTGGTCCTGCAGGCGCACGAGCCCGGCCAGAATCGAGACCAGGGCGATGGCCAGGATGGCCACGGCCACCAGGGTTTCGAGCAGGGCCTGGCCGCTTGCGGCAGAGGATGGACGGGACATGGATCAGCGTCCTGTCTTGGCGGCATCATAGGCCCAGGGCGGATCGGCCAGTCCCTGGGCCTTTTGAAAACGCATCTGGGCCGTATCCAGTCCGGCCGTAATCATCTCCACCCGGCAGCCGACAGCGGAGATGGTCACGGCTGCGTCTGTGCCGCCAGACCCCGGCAGGCGGAGAAAGGCTGGCTGGCACAGACCTTCGGGGCGCACTACGATGGAGACGACGGCCGGCTGGTCAACGGTTTTGCCGCTGATCATAGCCAGTCGTGGGCGGAGTTGTTCCTGCAATTTCACGGCAGGTAGTGTTGCCGTTTTTTTGGGCGTCATGGCGGCGTCAATGCCTGCGGCGGCAGATGGCGTGGCGGTTGATGCTGTTTTCTTGCGGTTGTTTGCTGCGGCCCTTTCCCTGGGAGAGGTCGCCCGATCCGGGGAGTCCTTTGGAGTATTGGGTCCCAGACGGCATTCCCCTTTGTCCCAGTCGATGTCCACCCGCCAGGGCTCTCCGGTCAGGATGGCCTCGCTCCTGGCCCGGCGCAGCACCCCTGTCAGGATGCGGGCGGTGGATTTCTCCCCCTCCCGGGCCAGCAACCCGGACAGGGCCGGGAGGACCAGACCGGCCGATAGGCCCAGCACCACCAGGACGATGGTCAGTTCCACCAAGGTGAATCCGGCTTGATGACGGGCGTACAACGGAGCGAGTCCTTTTACCCGCCAAGGTCCCAGCTTTTTACGTCGGCATTGACGCCTTCGCCGCCTTCCTGGCTGTCGGACCCAAGTGAAATGAGATCAAAATCGCCGTGTTCGCCCGGACAGATGTAGACATAATCCTTGCCCCAGGGGTCCTTGGGCAGGTTGTCGAGGTAACCCTTGGGCGGATAGTTCTGCGGCACGCGGCCGATGCTGGGCTTTTCCCGCAAGGCGCGCAGGCCCTGCTCGGTGGTCGGGTAGACGCCGTTGTCGAGCTTGTACTGTTTAAGGGCCATGGACAGGCTTTCGATCTGCATTTTGGCCTTGACGACCCGGGCCTTGTCCGGCTGGTCCACGATGCGCGGCAGGACAAGGCCGGCCAAGACGCCTAATATGACGATGACCACCATCAGTTCGATCAGGGTAAAACCGGCGGCGGCAGAACTCCGGCGCCGGGCTCGGACGGCGGCGTGGTTGGAAGCGGGAAGGGCGGGTGCGTACATGGGGCCTCCTTGGGGGGGATTTAGCCTATCAGGCTGCTCATTTCAAAGATGGGCAGGAGTACGGCCAAGACCATAAGACCCACCATGCCGCCAAGCAACAGGATCATGATGGGCTCAAACAGCGAACTGGCGCTTTTGATGCGGGTGCTGACGTCGTTTTCGAGCATTCGGGCCAAGCCGATGAGCAGCTCCCCAAGCCGGCCGCTCTGCTCCCCGGCTGAGACGAGCTGAATGGTGATGGGCGGAAAGATGTCGGCCTCGCGCATGGGATCGGTCAGGCCGCCGCCCTGGCTGGCTTCGTCGCGGATTCGTTCCATGGCTTGCTCGAAGACCACGTTGCCTGACACGGAACCCGCGATACGAAGGGCAGCCAGCATGGTCACGCCCTGGTTGAGGCAGGTGCCGAGCGTGCGGGCCATGCGGGCGGTGGCGGCGTTTTGGGCGATGGCGCCGACCACGGGCAGAATCAGGGTGAGCCGGTCTTTCAGGATGCGGCCCCGGCGGGTGCGCAGCAGGCGGCTGAGGCCAAAGATCACGCCGGCCAACCCGCCGAAAATGGCTGGCCACCAAGCTCGGAAAAAGTTGCTGACCGCAATGAGTATGACCGTCGGCAGCGGCAAGGCGCGGTGCAGGTCCACGAAGATACGGGTTACTTCGGGGATGACGTAGACCAGCAGTAGCCCCATGACCACGATGCCAAACAGGAACATGAAGGCCGGATAGGCCAAAGCGGCCTGCAAGGTGCGGGTCAGCGCCATCTGGCGGTCGAGGTATTCGGCCAGATTGGCCAGAACGATGGGCAACATGCCGGTTGCCTCGGCCGAGCGCACCATGCTGATATAGGTGGGCGGGAACACGGCCGGATAGGCGGCCAGGGCGGTGGAGAAGTCCTGGCCCTCGCGGATGCGCTCCAGGATATGGGAAAAGACCCATTTGGCCCGGCCCGAGCGCATTTGTTCAATAAGCGACCCCAGCGCCTTGTCCAGGGGCAGGCCGGCTTCAAGAAGGGTGGCCAGCACTTGGGTGGCGGTCAACAGCTCTGCCCGGCCCACCCGGCGGGAAAAGACCGGCATGGAGGAAGCGGAGGCCGTTTGGGCCGAGGCTCCGGCCCCGGCCGCCTCGGCCAGGGTGCTGACAAACAGGCGCTTGGCCCGCAGGAGCTGTCTGGCCGCCTGGGTGCTTTCGGCAGAGATGATGCCCTGTTTGTTGCGCCCCTTGGCGTCGACGGCGGTGTATTCGTAGACGGGCATGGCGGCCTAGGGTTTCATGGACAGGATTTCCTCGCGGCCCTGCCGTTCGAGGATGACGAAATTTTTGCCGATCTGTTGGATACGGGCGTCTTTGACCGTGGCCCCGACAGCATAGGACTTTTGGATCTTGGTGGACTTGTCGCGCAAAAATGCCGAGCTGTGCCGACCGTCGGTGGATACTATGGTGCCGGCCAGTTCCATGTCGATTTCGGCCGGTTTCGGCGGTTCCTTGGATTTCTCCTGGCTGCCGGGCAAGGGTTTTAAGCCAAAGATGTCGTTGGCGAGAATGGTGCGGGTCAGTTCCGTTGGCGTGGTCGACTTGGTCGGCAGGGGCGCTTCCTGTTTGACCGCAACAGGCGAAGATGGCGGGCGGGCGGGCGCTGTCGGAAAGAGAAAGGTGCGGGCCACTATCCACAGGGCTCCGGCCAGGGCGGCAGCACTTGTCAGCGCTACGAGGCGTTTGAGTCCGGATTCGGTCATAGCGTCCGGGGACGGCCTCTCAGGGTTACTGGCACAGGCCGAAATTGCGGGCTTTTTCCAGGTGGCCGCACAGGCCGAGCTGACAGGCCAGAGCCAGATCGCCGCACCCGTCGCGGGTCATCTGCAGGCGAAGCCGCAGTACGCCCCGGTTGCGGTAGGTCTGGGCAAAGTTGGACCGCAGTCTGGCCGCCCTGTCATAGTCTTCCATGGCCTGGGGATAGTGCCCGAGTTTTTCCCGGGCAAGCGCCCGGTTGTAGTAGAGATCGGCGTCATTGGGGGACAGACGCACCGCCGTATCAAGCACCATGGCTGCTTCGTCGTAACGGCGCAGCGTGATAAGGATGTCGGCCTTGTTATTGAGCGCCGCCGCGTTCGTCGGGTCCATGGCCACGACCTTGTCATAATCGGCCATGGCCCGGTCAAATTCGTTTTGGGCCTGATAGGCCAGGGCGCGGTTAAAAAGCGACGCGGCCCCATTGGGGCCGGCCAGTTTGGCGGCAGCGGAAAAATCCGCGCCGGCCTTGTCATACTGGCCCAGGGCATAGGAGGCCACGCCCCGGTTGTTGTAGGCTTGGGCCATGCCGGCGTCGATGGTCAGGGCTTCGGTGAAAAGAACCACGGCCTTGTCATAGTCCTGGCGCATATAGGCGGCGGCGCCGAGATCGTAGGCCGTTTGCGCGTTGCCGTTGCCGGAACGGGCGTGCTCGAAATCCTTCTGGGCCAGTTCGTATTGACCCATGCGGTAGTATGCCTCGCCGCGTTCCTGATAGGCGGTGGGCGCAGCATTGCCGGCCGCGATGGTTGGGGAGGTCTTATGGATAACGTCTGCCGGGTTTTCGCCGGCAGATTCCGGGGCCAACCGGACGGGAGTAACCGGCGGTTTGCTGGCGCACCCGGTCAGGACGGCTGCCAGCAAGGCAACGGTGACCCAGCCGGCAAGCGCTCGGCCCAGCACGGGTTGCCTCGGGCGACTCTGAAAAAACGGCAAAAAGCGATTGGACATAGTAGAAGCGTGCCGGCGGGAGAAAGGACCGCGTCCGGTATCGTAATGGGTTTGGGTCAACGGATGCACCGATAACAAAACAGTGCCAGTATGCCCCAATGCCCGGAGATGGACAAGGCAGATTTTTTTGGCGCCCGGCTACAGCCGTTCCAGCATGGTTTGCAGGACCTGCCGGGTTGTTTCCAGGTCCCGGGGGGAAATGCCCCGAGTCAGTTCGCTGCTGAGTTCAAGGCCGGCCCGCAGGGAAGCATTCCAGTTCGGCCGGGCCGCTTCGGTCAGCTCCACCCGTTTGATGCGGCGATCGCCCGGATCGGAAACCCGCCGGGCGATGCCGCATTGTTCCAGTCGATCAAGCAGACGGACCAGGGTTGGTCCCTCAATGCCGACGGCTTCGGCCAGTTCGCGCTGGGTCAGAGCCGCCGGGCCCGCGTCCAGACGACGGATGACGGCCCACATGGCGCAGGAGAGACCCAAGGGGCGCAGGCGTTCATCCAGGCGTGCGCGCCAAGCCCTGGCCACATCGTTGAGGGCCAGGGGAATTGATTCCGGAGTGCTGTCGGCAGCGGCGACTGAAGGAGAATGTGCCATGACGGATACTCCTTGCGCGACGCGCGTCGCGACATACCGCGCGCTTGGCTTTTATCAGATATGCAATGATTAGCCCGCTTTTGTCTCCTTGGCAACACGTTTTCCCATAATACGCCCCAACCCTTGGCCCGCGCCCATAATAAGCTTGAAAAAGACCGGGATGAAAAAGGGTGCGATGATGGTGGCCCCGAGCATACCGCCGATGACGCCGGTACCGATGGCGTGGCGGCTGTTGGCGCCGGCGCCGGTGGAGATGGCCAGCGGCAGACAGCCGAGGATAAAGGCCAGGGAGGTCATGATGATGGGGCGAAAGCGCAGTGTTGCCGCCGACAGGGCTGCCTCGGCCAGGGATTTGCCGGCCTTGACCTCAAGCACGGCGAATTCCACGATCAGAATGGCGTTTTTGGCGGCCAGACCGATAAGCGTCACCAGGGCGATCTGGAAATAGATGTCGTTGCTGAGATCGCGGCCGTAGACGGCGGCAATGGCCCCGAACAGGGCAAAAGGCACGGCCAGGACCACGGCAAAGGGCAGGCTCCAGCGTTCGTACTGGGCAGCCAGGATCAGGATGACCATGACGATGCCCATGGCAAAGACCAGGGTCGAGGAGCCTTGGGCCGCCTTTTCCTGGTAGGCCGAGCCGGTCCAGGCCAGGGTGTATTCCGGCGGCAGCACCTTGGCCGCGGCCTGTTCCATGGCGATCAGGGCTTCGCCCGAGGTATGCCCCGGGGCGGGCTGGCCCATGATTTTGGCGGCTGGGAACACGTTAAAGCGCTCCATGACCTCGGGACCGGTGGATTTCTCGATGGTGGCCAGGGCCGTCAGCGGAATCATCTCGCCTTTGCTGGAGCGCACGTACACATCGCGCAGGTCCTCGGGGCGGTCGCGGTAATCCGCTTCGGACTGGATCTGGACCTTGAAGGTCCGGCCGAATTTATTGAAGTCGTTGACATAGTACGCGCCGAAGGTGGCCTGCATGGCGTCATAGACGTCGCTTATGGCCACGCCCAGGGCCTTGGCCTTGGCGCGATCGAGGTCGATGCGCAGCTGGGGTACGTTGGCCCCGAAGGTGGTGGCCACGCGGCCAAGCACGGGATTCTTGCTGGCCTCGGCCACCAGCTTGTCGGTCATGGCAGCCAGGGCCTTGACGTCGGCTTCCCCGCGGCTTTGCAGGTAGGCGTCAAAGCCGCCGGTGTTGGACATGCCGGAGATGGCCGGCGGATTAAAGGCCAGGGTCAGGCTCTTGGGCAGGGCCATACCCCGGCCGAAGATGCGTTTGACCACGTCAAAGGAGGACAGCCCCGGGGCTTGGCGTTCGCCCCAGGGTTTAAGCGGCATGAAGACCGTGCCGTAGTTGGAGCGGTAGGTGAAGCTCAAGAGGTCAAGACCGGTGATGGCAATGACGTCCTTGCTCGAAGGATCCTTCATGTTCATCGCGTCCATGGCGTCGTCAATGGCCTCGGTGGCGCGAAGGGACGTGCCGTCGGGCAGGATGTTGACGGCAATGACGTAGCCCTGGTCCTCGTCCGGAACGAGTCCGCCCGGAACCTGCTTGAACAGCCAGCCCGTGGCCAGGCACAGCCCGGCGAAGAGCAGGATGGCAACGAAGCTTCGGCGCAGCAAAAAGGCCACGCCCGCGCCGTAGAGCCGGGTCAGGCCGTCAAAGGCCCGGTTAAAGGCCCGAAACAGGCGGTTGGGCTCCTGGTGGCCGGCTTTGAGCAGGCTCGCGCACAAGGCCGGCGTCAGGGTCAGGGCCACGAGGCCCGAGATAACCACGGAAACCGCGATGGTGATGGCGAACTGCTTGTACATCTGGCCGGTCAGTCCCCCCAGGAAAGCGACAGGGACGAACACGGCGCAAAGGACCAGCACGATGGCCACCACCGGTCCGGTCACTTCCTCCATGGCCTTGGCCGTGGCTTCCTTGGGCGGCAGCTTCTGGCTGGTCATGATGCGCTCGACGTTTTCGAGCACCACGATGGCGTCGTCCACGACGATGCCGATGGCCAGGACCATGCCGAACAGGGTCAGGGTGTTGATGGTAAAGCCGAGCGCCTGCATGCCGGCAAAGGTGCCGATGATCGACACCGGCACGGCCAGGCAGGGGATAAGCGTGGCCCGGAAGTTTTGCAGGAAGAGAAAGACCACCAGAAAGACCAGGATCATGGCTTCGACAAGGGTATGGATGACCTCTTTGATGGAGACGCGCACGAAGGTGGTGGTGTCCAGCGGCACCGAATAGGTGACGCCGTCGGGGAAGCGTTTGGACAGTTCGGCCAGCTTGGCCGTCACCAGATCGGCCGTGTCCAAGGCGTTGGCGCCAGGAGCAAGGAAGATGGCAATGTTGACGGTGGGGCTGCCGTTGCGTTTGGAAATCGAGTTATAGTCTTTGGCCCCAAGTTCCACCCGGGCCACGTCTTTTAAGTGCAGAAGCGACCCGTCGGGCAGGGCGCGCAAGATGATGTTGCCGAACTCCTCAGGGGTCATGAGCCGGCCCTGGGTGGTCACCATGTAGTTCAGCGCCACCGGGTGTTCGGGATTCGTCGGCTCGGCCCCGATGCGACCGGCGGCGAACTGGGCGTTTTGTTCTGAGATGGCTGCGGCCACGTCGGCCGGGGTGAGCTTGAGCTGGGCCAGTTTGTCCGGGCGCAGCCAGACGCGCATGGAATAGTCCTTGGCCCCGAAGATGGAGGCGTCGCCGACGCCGGGCAGGCGTTTGAGCTCGTCTAAGACGTTGACCAGGACATAGTTGCTGATAAACACCGAATCGTAGCGCCCGGTGGGCGAATCGAAACCGATGATCTGCAGGATGTTGGACGATTTCTTGGTAACGGTCACGCCCTGGCGGCGGACCTCGGTTGGCAGGGTGGTCTGGGCGGCCTGGACGCGGTTGTTGACGTTGATCGTGTTCTGGTCGGGGTTGGTGCCCACGGCAAAGGTGACGGTAATCGACAACGAGCCGTCGCCGGAACTCGTCGAGCGCATGTAGAGCATGTTGTCGACGCCGTTTATCTGCTGCTCAAGCGGCGCGGCCACGGTTTCGGCGATGACCTCGGGGCTGGCCCCGGGGTAGACGGCCGTGACGTTGACTTCCGGCGGAATGATGTCGGGAAATTGGGCAATGGGCAGGCTTCTGATCGCCGCCAGACCCGCCAGTACGATGACCAGCGAGATGACGATGGAGAAAACCGGGCGGCCCAGGAAGAAGCGTGAAATCATGAACGGGCCTCCTTGCCCTCGACCTTGGCCGCCTCGCCGGTCTTGGTTGCGGCGTCGGAAGCGCCGGCGGCCGGCTCGGCCATGGCGGCCGGGGCCGGGGCGTCGGCGCGAACGGTGACGGTCATGCCGGGACGGACCTTGATGACCCCTTCGGCCACGATGCGCTCGCCCGGCTCCAGACCCTTCTCCACGAGATAGGTATTGCCGACCGTTTCGCCGAGGACCACCGGACGCGGGGCAATCTGGTTCTTGTCGTCCACGGTCCAGACCATGGCGCCCTGCTGGGTGTTGAGGACCGCCCCCTGGGGAATGGACAGCACGTCCTTGTAACGCGCCCCTTCCAGGCGCACCCGTACGAACTGCCCGGGCAGCACCAGACTGTCAGGGTTGGTGAACTCGGCCCGCACCTTGACCACGCCCGTGGTGGAATCCACCTGGGTGTCGGTGAAGTTGATGCGGCCGGTATCCGGATAATCCACGCCGTCAGGCATGGTCAGACGCACGCCAAAGTCTTTGCCGCCGGTGATGACCACCTTGCCCTCGGCCCGAAGCTTGCGGATCTTCATCATCTCCGGACCGGACATGGAGAAGTTGACGTAGATCGGATCGACCCGGGAAATGGTGGTTAAAAGGCTGGCGTCGGTGTTGGTGGTGACAAGGCTGCCCTCGGAACGGGTTTCCTTGCTGGTCATGCCGGAGATGGGGGCCGTAACCTTGGTCCATTCGAGGTTAAGCGACGCTTCCCGGACCTTGCCCCGGGCCGTTTCCACGGCGGCAGTCGTGGATTCCAGGGTGGTTTTGGCGTCGTCAAAGTCCTTTTTGGCCACCACGTCGCCCTTGTACAGGGTCTGCATCCGCTCGGCGTCGCGCTTGGCCTGGGACAGTGTGGCCTCGGCCTGACCAAGGGCGCCCTTGGCCTGCTCCAGGGCGGCCTGATAGGGCGCGGGGTCGATCTCGAACATGAGATCGCCTTGGCGTACCCGGGAACCTTCTTCATAGTTGCGATGGAGCAGAATGCCGCCAACCCGGGCGCGCACCTCGACCTCGCGCGAACCGGCGGTCTGGCCCATGTAGGCCATCTCCAGGGGGATATCGGTCCGGGTCACGGTGTGGGCCACGATTTCGGGCGGCGGCGGCGCAGCGGCCCCGGCTTCCTGGCCGGAACTGTCCGTAGCGCAGCCGGAAAGGGCGGCGAGCAGGCAAAAGGGGAGGCAGAGGGCCGCAGAGCGGCGAAGAGCTTGAGCGAAAACGGATACGGACATGGCAACCTCCAAAACAGGTGGCCGCTTCGTCTGGCGAAGCGGGAATACGGCGGTGTCGCGGCGCGTGTTCATTGCGCCGCCGAAACGGGGCTGTCGCCTCGGGCCAGAAGCGGCATCCAGGCGGCGGCGAAGCGGTCGGCGGCCTTGGCAGTGAAATGATAGCCGTCATTGCGGTCGAACCAGGGGACGAGCAGGTCGGTGTTGGGGCCGGAGAAAATTCTTCGGGCCGGGTTGGCGACCTCGGTCTGGGCCGCCGTCAGGGTCGGGCAGGACCGATAGCAGGCCGGGTCACTGTGTTCGGAACAGACTGGATCGAGATAGAGCGATGCCCTGGCGACGATGATGTCGTTCTCTTCGCCGACACGCTGGCGTATCTGGCTGACCACGGCCTCAAGCATGGCGCGATAGTCGGGCGCGTCAAGGCCCAGGGCGCAGTCGGCCTCGCCTTGGTGGAACAAAATGTGGGTCGGAGGCAGACCCTGGGCGATAAGGTCGTCCAGGGTGTTTAGGAGCAGGGGATTGAGCGTTCCGCCCGGTCCCCAGTTGAGAATGGAAGAGCCGCCCCGGGCGATGTCGGCAAAAATGACGGTGTCATAGAGACCGCTGCTAACCACCCGGTCGCCCAGGCGCGGCCAGGAACTGCCCTTGGCGCCGGTCGCGCCGGGCAGGGCGTCGTGGGCCTTCTGACAGGACCCGCCGAAAAAGGCATAGACCGGCTGTCTGGAATCATAGCCCGGGTCCACGGTGTTGGAGGCGTTGGACTGGCCAAAGACCAAGGCCACCATGGTCCGTCCGCCGGCCAACGCGGCGCAGTCCCCGGCCGGCTCCCCGGCCGGGCCGGGAAATACGGCCAATTCGCCGGTTTCGGGCAACACCGGTGCGCGCCCGGCATAGCGGGCCTGGATGGCGTCGGGCGAAAGGACTTGCGAGGCGGCGACTCCTGGTGCAGACGGCTGCAGCAGCAGCAGCGCCAGGGCAGCCAGACCGGCAACACCCAGTGTCAGACGAGAACCCCGATGGGCGTACAGTGTTAACACTTGTTCACTTGTAGGGCCAAGAAAATTATGCGGCAACGGCATGGGCAAACAACTCCCAATTGGCGGCGGTCTGGCGGGGCATATCCAAATCTTCCGGCGTTCTGGCCTGGATCAGTGCCGGCATGGCAATAAGGCCGATGAAGTTCACAAAGATCTCTTCAGGGCGTATGTCGAGGCGAATCTCACCATTTTGCTGGGCTGCACCAATCAGTTCGATAATGAGTTCACGTAGAAGCTTATGGTGCTTCAATTTTAGCTCGCGAAGCTGCGTTTCTTCGAACCAGAGGACATCGGACAAAAAGACGACTGGTAGGGCACAATATCGATTGACCATGCCCATCGATGAAAAATACAGACGCCGTATGGCATCTAACGGACTTATAGCGTCAGCCTTGGCCTTACGGACATTGGCCATGAAGAACTCCTGATGTTCTTCCATGATGGCCTTGAGGATCTCGGCTTTATTTTTATAGTGCCGGTACAGGGCGGCGGCCGAGATGCCAACGGCATCGGCCACCCGGCGCACCGTGACGGCGCCGATCCCCTGGTTCACGACAATGTCCAGGGCGGCTTCAGCGATTTGTTCGCGACGCAGGGGGGAATCAAGGCGTTCAGTCATGGGGAGGAAGTTAACACCGGTTTACAAACTGTCAAGAAGGATGCCCTGGCTGGCGGCCGGAAATAAAACGGCTGGCCCAGACTGTCAAGAGGCCCAGTCGTCAGACCACTGTGGCCCGAATAACTTCTTCGATCGTCGTGATTCCGCTGAGAATTTTTTCCAGTCCATCCTCGCGCAGGGTGGTCATGCCGGACGCGATGGCCTTGGCCCGGATGCGGCCGGCTTCGGAACTGTGCAGAATAAGATCGGCCATGGATTCGTCGATGACCAGCAATTCGTGGATGGAGGTCCGACCGCGAAAGCCGGTGTGCATGCACTGGGGGCAGCCTTTGGCCCGCCAGATGGTGCAACCGGCCAGTCTGACGGCCGCGGGGCCGAAGGGGAGCAGGTCTTCTTCGCTGGGCACAAAGGCCTCCCGGCACCGGGTGCACAGGACCCGCACTAAACGCTGGGCAATAAGCGCCCGGACCACCGAGCAGACCATATAGGGTTCGATGCCCATATCGACCATGCGGGTGACGGCCGAGGCCGCGTCATTGGTGTGCAGGGTGGAAAAGACGAGGTGGCCGGTGAGGGCGGCTTGGCAGGCGATCTGGGCGGTTTCGGCGTCGCGGATTTCGCCGACCAGGATGACGTCCGGGTCCTGGCGCAGAATCGAGCGCAACCCGCTGGCAAAGGTCAGGTCGATCTTGGCGTTGACCTGCATCTGCCCCACGCCTTCGATCTGGTATTCCACCGGGTCTTCGATGGTGAGGATGTTTTTGTCGGATGAATTGATATGGTTGATGATGCCATAGAGGGTGGTGGATTTGCCCGAGCCGGTCGGGCCGGTCACCAGGATGATGCCGTGGGGCAGGGTGACCAGGGTTTTGAGGCGCGTAAAGTGGGGTGGCGACAAGCCGAGTTCCTCAAGGCTCAGGATCCGGCTGTTTTTTTCAAGCAGGCGCAGCACGAGCCGTTCGCCGAACTTGGTGGGAAAGACCGAGACGCGGATATCCACGTTGCGGTTGCCGAGCCGAATGTCGAAGCTGCCGTCCTGGGGCAGGCGACGTTCGGCGATGTCGAGTTTGGCGCGGATTTTCACATGGGAAACCACTGGCGGATGCCAGCGTTTGTCCAGGGTCTTGATGTCGTAAAGCACGCCGTCGAGGCGGAAGCGGATTTTGAGGGAATTCTGGTACGGTTCGATATGGATGTCGCTGCACAGATCGCGCACGGCCTGGGTAAGGAGCTGGTTGACGAGCCGGATGACCGGGGCGTTTGAGGTCTCGTCCAGGAGATCCTCGGTGGACATGTTTTCCGGCGGCGGCCCCATGAAATCATCCAGGCTGACATCGCCCAGGCGCGTTTCCCCGTCGGCCTCGGCCTGGCCGAAGGCATGGTTAATGGCGGCCAGGATGGTCTCCGGCAGGGCCAGGGCCGGTTCGAGGTCGGACACGCCCAGCATCCGGCGCACATCGTCGGCCAATTCCGGGGAAAAGGGATCGGCCAGGGCCAGGACCAACCGGCCGTTGTCCGTAAACGGCACGGCCAGATTGCGCTTGAGGTAGGCAAAGGGCAGGGCGCGCATCCGCTCGGCATCGGC
This window of the Desulfovibrio sp. TomC genome carries:
- the gspG gene encoding type II secretion system major pseudopilin GspG; protein product: MYAPALPASNHAAVRARRRSSAAAGFTLIELMVVIVILGVLAGLVLPRIVDQPDKARVVKAKMQIESLSMALKQYKLDNGVYPTTEQGLRALREKPSIGRVPQNYPPKGYLDNLPKDPWGKDYVYICPGEHGDFDLISLGSDSQEGGEGVNADVKSWDLGG
- a CDS encoding type II secretion system F family protein, with protein sequence MPVYEYTAVDAKGRNKQGIISAESTQAARQLLRAKRLFVSTLAEAAGAGASAQTASASSMPVFSRRVGRAELLTATQVLATLLEAGLPLDKALGSLIEQMRSGRAKWVFSHILERIREGQDFSTALAAYPAVFPPTYISMVRSAEATGMLPIVLANLAEYLDRQMALTRTLQAALAYPAFMFLFGIVVMGLLLVYVIPEVTRIFVDLHRALPLPTVILIAVSNFFRAWWPAIFGGLAGVIFGLSRLLRTRRGRILKDRLTLILPVVGAIAQNAATARMARTLGTCLNQGVTMLAALRIAGSVSGNVVFEQAMERIRDEASQGGGLTDPMREADIFPPITIQLVSAGEQSGRLGELLIGLARMLENDVSTRIKSASSLFEPIMILLLGGMVGLMVLAVLLPIFEMSSLIG
- a CDS encoding type IV pilus modification PilV family protein, whose protein sequence is MSRPSSAASGQALLETLVAVAILAIALVSILAGLVRLQDQRLEAARARHAAWLAEAKMADLLLAGEGSLNNASGNFPAPDENFAFAVEVTSPTDDVLREVSVTVRSAGSERVSVRLSRLEAKP
- a CDS encoding tetratricopeptide repeat protein; the encoded protein is MLGRALAGWVTVALLAAVLTGCASKPPVTPVRLAPESAGENPADVIHKTSPTIAAGNAAPTAYQERGEAYYRMGQYELAQKDFEHARSGNGNAQTAYDLGAAAYMRQDYDKAVVLFTEALTIDAGMAQAYNNRGVASYALGQYDKAGADFSAAAKLAGPNGAASLFNRALAYQAQNEFDRAMADYDKVVAMDPTNAAALNNKADILITLRRYDEAAMVLDTAVRLSPNDADLYYNRALAREKLGHYPQAMEDYDRAARLRSNFAQTYRNRGVLRLRLQMTRDGCGDLALACQLGLCGHLEKARNFGLCQ
- a CDS encoding pilus assembly FimT family protein, which codes for MYARHQAGFTLVELTIVLVVLGLSAGLVLPALSGLLAREGEKSTARILTGVLRRARSEAILTGEPWRVDIDWDKGECRLGPNTPKDSPDRATSPRERAAANNRKKTASTATPSAAAGIDAAMTPKKTATLPAVKLQEQLRPRLAMISGKTVDQPAVVSIVVRPEGLCQPAFLRLPGSGGTDAAVTISAVGCRVEMITAGLDTAQMRFQKAQGLADPPWAYDAAKTGR
- a CDS encoding MarR family winged helix-turn-helix transcriptional regulator — encoded protein: MAHSPSVAAADSTPESIPLALNDVARAWRARLDERLRPLGLSCAMWAVIRRLDAGPAALTQRELAEAVGIEGPTLVRLLDRLEQCGIARRVSDPGDRRIKRVELTEAARPNWNASLRAGLELSSELTRGISPRDLETTRQVLQTMLERL
- a CDS encoding type II secretion system protein N → MTESGLKRLVALTSAAALAGALWIVARTFLFPTAPARPPSSPVAVKQEAPLPTKSTTPTELTRTILANDIFGLKPLPGSQEKSKEPPKPAEIDMELAGTIVSTDGRHSSAFLRDKSTKIQKSYAVGATVKDARIQQIGKNFVILERQGREEILSMKP
- a CDS encoding efflux RND transporter permease subunit: MISRFFLGRPVFSIVISLVIVLAGLAAIRSLPIAQFPDIIPPEVNVTAVYPGASPEVIAETVAAPLEQQINGVDNMLYMRSTSSGDGSLSITVTFAVGTNPDQNTINVNNRVQAAQTTLPTEVRRQGVTVTKKSSNILQIIGFDSPTGRYDSVFISNYVLVNVLDELKRLPGVGDASIFGAKDYSMRVWLRPDKLAQLKLTPADVAAAISEQNAQFAAGRIGAEPTNPEHPVALNYMVTTQGRLMTPEEFGNIILRALPDGSLLHLKDVARVELGAKDYNSISKRNGSPTVNIAIFLAPGANALDTADLVTAKLAELSKRFPDGVTYSVPLDTTTFVRVSIKEVIHTLVEAMILVFLVVFLFLQNFRATLIPCLAVPVSIIGTFAGMQALGFTINTLTLFGMVLAIGIVVDDAIVVLENVERIMTSQKLPPKEATAKAMEEVTGPVVAIVLVLCAVFVPVAFLGGLTGQMYKQFAITIAVSVVISGLVALTLTPALCASLLKAGHQEPNRLFRAFNRAFDGLTRLYGAGVAFLLRRSFVAILLFAGLCLATGWLFKQVPGGLVPDEDQGYVIAVNILPDGTSLRATEAIDDAMDAMNMKDPSSKDVIAITGLDLLSFTYRSNYGTVFMPLKPWGERQAPGLSSFDVVKRIFGRGMALPKSLTLAFNPPAISGMSNTGGFDAYLQSRGEADVKALAAMTDKLVAEASKNPVLGRVATTFGANVPQLRIDLDRAKAKALGVAISDVYDAMQATFGAYYVNDFNKFGRTFKVQIQSEADYRDRPEDLRDVYVRSSKGEMIPLTALATIEKSTGPEVMERFNVFPAAKIMGQPAPGHTSGEALIAMEQAAAKVLPPEYTLAWTGSAYQEKAAQGSSTLVFAMGIVMVILILAAQYERWSLPFAVVLAVPFALFGAIAAVYGRDLSNDIYFQIALVTLIGLAAKNAILIVEFAVLEVKAGKSLAEAALSAATLRFRPIIMTSLAFILGCLPLAISTGAGANSRHAIGTGVIGGMLGATIIAPFFIPVFFKLIMGAGQGLGRIMGKRVAKETKAG